A portion of the Bacteroides faecium genome contains these proteins:
- a CDS encoding glycoside hydrolase family 76 protein, translated as MRNICFAACMLFCLTSAVGKTPGNARYLSIADSILYNILNLYQTNDGLLTETYPVNPDQKITYLAGGTQQNGTLKASFLWPYSGMMSGCVALYKATGDKKYKKILDKKILPGMEQYWDESRLPACYQSYPVKYGQHGRYYDDNIWIALDYCDYYQLTRKPASLAKAVALYQYIYSGWSDEMGGGIFWCEQKKEAKHTCSNAPSTVLGVKLYRLTKDAKYLEKAKETYAWTKKHLCDPEDHLYWDNINLKGSVSKEKYAYNSGQMIQAGVLLYEETGDEQYLHDAQLTAAGTDAFFRTKADKKDPAIKVHKDMAWFNVILFRGLKALYQIDKNPAYVDAMTANAIHAWENYRDKNGLLGRDWSGHNEEQYKWLLDNACLIEFFAEIN; from the coding sequence ATGAGAAATATATGTTTTGCAGCCTGTATGCTATTTTGCCTTACTTCCGCAGTAGGAAAGACTCCGGGAAATGCCCGTTACCTTTCTATTGCCGACTCGATTCTGTACAATATACTAAATCTGTATCAGACGAATGACGGACTACTGACAGAAACATATCCTGTCAACCCCGACCAGAAAATCACTTATCTGGCAGGTGGCACGCAACAGAACGGAACGCTGAAAGCGTCTTTTCTATGGCCATACTCCGGGATGATGTCGGGCTGTGTGGCGTTGTACAAAGCTACCGGAGATAAAAAGTACAAGAAGATACTCGACAAAAAGATTCTTCCGGGAATGGAGCAGTATTGGGACGAGAGCCGACTGCCCGCCTGTTACCAGTCGTATCCTGTAAAGTACGGGCAGCACGGGCGTTATTACGACGATAACATCTGGATTGCACTGGACTACTGCGACTACTACCAACTGACGCGCAAGCCTGCATCTCTGGCGAAAGCTGTCGCACTGTATCAGTATATTTACAGTGGATGGAGTGACGAAATGGGTGGCGGCATCTTTTGGTGCGAACAGAAGAAAGAAGCGAAGCACACTTGTTCCAACGCCCCGTCGACAGTGCTCGGTGTCAAATTGTACCGTCTGACGAAAGACGCTAAGTATCTGGAAAAAGCGAAAGAGACTTACGCCTGGACGAAAAAGCATCTGTGCGACCCTGAAGACCACCTTTACTGGGACAATATCAACTTGAAAGGAAGTGTCTCCAAAGAGAAATATGCCTACAACAGCGGACAAATGATTCAGGCAGGCGTATTGCTCTACGAGGAGACGGGAGACGAACAGTACTTGCACGACGCACAACTAACCGCCGCAGGAACAGATGCCTTTTTCCGTACAAAAGCCGACAAGAAAGACCCGGCAATCAAAGTGCATAAAGACATGGCGTGGTTCAACGTGATTTTATTCAGAGGGTTGAAAGCTCTGTATCAGATTGACAAGAACCCGGCATATGTTGACGCTATGACGGCCAATGCGATTCACGCCTGGGAAAACTACCGGGACAAAAACGGACTATTAGGCAGGGATTGGTCGGGACACAATGAAGAGCAGTATAAATGGCTGCTAGACAATGCCTGTCTTATCGAATTCTTTGCTGAAATTAATTAA
- a CDS encoding endonuclease/exonuclease/phosphatase family protein: MKLKSLLFIVLVAVVFCGCQSNYQPTSITVASYNLRNANGGDSVRGNGWGQRYPVIAQMVQYHDFDIFGTQECFIHQLKDMKEALPGYDYIGVGRDDGKEKGEHSAIFYRTDKFDVIEKGDFWLSETPDVPSKGWDAVLPRICSWGHFKCKDTGFEFLFFNLHMDHIGKKARVESAFLVQDKMKELGKGKELPAILTGDFNVDQTHQSYDAFVSKGVLCDSYEKAGFRYAINGTFNDFDPNSFTESRIDHVFVSPSFHVKRYGVLTDTYRSIVGNGEKKQANDCPEEIDIKVYQARTPSDHFPVKVELEFDERQQK, encoded by the coding sequence ATGAAACTTAAAAGCCTTTTATTTATCGTCCTTGTTGCGGTAGTCTTTTGCGGTTGCCAAAGTAACTATCAGCCTACTTCCATCACTGTTGCTTCCTACAATCTGAGAAACGCCAACGGCGGTGATTCTGTCCGCGGCAACGGTTGGGGACAACGTTACCCGGTCATTGCCCAAATGGTGCAATACCACGATTTCGATATTTTCGGAACACAGGAGTGTTTTATTCATCAACTGAAAGACATGAAAGAGGCATTGCCCGGTTATGATTATATCGGTGTAGGACGTGACGACGGCAAAGAGAAAGGCGAACATTCCGCTATTTTCTATCGTACGGATAAGTTTGACGTGATAGAAAAGGGTGATTTTTGGTTGTCAGAAACGCCCGACGTGCCTAGCAAGGGTTGGGATGCCGTATTGCCGCGTATTTGCAGTTGGGGACATTTCAAATGCAAGGACACTGGTTTCGAATTCCTTTTCTTCAACCTGCACATGGATCATATCGGCAAAAAAGCCCGTGTGGAAAGTGCATTCCTCGTACAGGACAAGATGAAGGAACTCGGCAAAGGCAAAGAGCTTCCGGCTATCTTGACGGGAGACTTCAATGTCGACCAGACTCACCAGTCATATGACGCTTTTGTGAGCAAAGGGGTATTGTGCGACTCTTACGAGAAGGCCGGTTTCCGCTATGCCATCAACGGTACGTTCAATGACTTCGACCCGAACAGCTTTACGGAAAGCCGCATCGACCATGTGTTCGTGTCTCCGTCTTTCCATGTGAAAAGGTATGGCGTACTGACGGATACGTATCGCAGCATCGTAGGAAACGGTGAGAAAAAGCAGGCGAATGATTGTCCGGAAGAAATCGACATCAAAGTTTACCAGGCGCGCACGCCTTCCGACCATTTCCCTGTAAAGGTGGAACTGGAGTTTGACGAGCGGCAACAGAAATAG
- a CDS encoding GH92 family glycosyl hydrolase → MKTHFSFKHLLFLGSAVLYTLQSSAVKNPVDYVSTLVGTQSKYELSTGNTYPATALPWGMNFWTPQTGKMGDGWAYTYDADKIRGFKQTHQPSPWNNDYGQFAIMPITGGLVFDQDRRASWFSHKAEVAKPYYYKVYLADHDVTTELVPTERAVMFRFTYPETKNAYVILDAFDKGSYVKVIPEENKIIGYSTKNSGGVPDNFKNYFVMQFDKPFTFVSAVSENNILPNETEAKGNHTGAVIGFATKKGEIVYARVASSFISPEQAELNLKELDNKSFDQLVANGRDIWNREMGKIEIEDDNIDNLRTFYSCLYRSMLFPRSFYEIDAKGQVMHYSPYNGKVLPGYMFTDTGFWDTFRCLFPFLNLMYPSMNLKMQEGLVNAYKESGFLPEWASPGHRDSMVGNNSASVVADAYIKGLRGYDIETLWEALKHGTNAHLRGTASGRLGHESYNQLGYVANNIGIGQNVARTLEYAYNDWTIYALGKKLGKPASEIDIFKKRALNYKNVYHPERKLMVGKDDKGVFNPNFDAVDWSGEFCEGNSWHWSFCVFHDPQGLINLMGGRKEFNTMMDSVFVIPGKLGMESRGMIHEMREMQVMNMGQYAHGNQPIQHMVYLYNYSGEPWKTQYWVREIMDKLYTAAPDGYCGDEDNGQTSAWYVFSALGFYTVCPGTDEYIVGSPLFKSAKLHLENGKTITIKSDNNRPDYRYIKDMKVNGKSCSRNYLTHEQLTRGANIQFQMSPVPNKQRGTTEKDVPYSLSIE, encoded by the coding sequence ATGAAAACACATTTTTCATTTAAACACTTGTTATTTCTTGGAAGTGCCGTGTTGTACACCCTGCAATCTTCTGCTGTAAAGAATCCGGTGGACTATGTCAGCACGCTGGTAGGCACACAATCCAAGTACGAACTGTCCACCGGAAATACGTATCCGGCTACGGCACTGCCGTGGGGAATGAACTTCTGGACACCACAAACCGGTAAGATGGGCGACGGTTGGGCATACACGTACGATGCCGACAAAATCCGAGGGTTCAAACAGACACATCAACCCAGTCCATGGAACAATGATTATGGCCAGTTCGCCATCATGCCAATCACCGGCGGACTGGTATTCGACCAAGACCGGCGCGCCAGTTGGTTCTCTCACAAAGCGGAAGTTGCCAAGCCTTATTATTATAAGGTATATCTTGCCGACCATGACGTGACTACCGAACTCGTCCCCACCGAGCGTGCCGTCATGTTCCGCTTTACGTATCCCGAAACAAAAAATGCCTATGTCATTCTGGATGCTTTCGACAAGGGTTCTTACGTCAAAGTGATTCCCGAAGAAAACAAGATTATCGGCTATTCGACCAAGAACAGCGGCGGTGTGCCCGATAACTTCAAAAACTACTTCGTCATGCAGTTCGACAAGCCGTTTACTTTCGTTTCCGCCGTTTCGGAGAACAATATTCTTCCGAATGAAACGGAAGCGAAGGGAAACCACACCGGAGCTGTCATCGGATTCGCAACGAAGAAAGGAGAAATCGTCTATGCCCGTGTCGCTTCTTCTTTTATCAGCCCCGAACAGGCGGAACTGAATCTGAAGGAACTCGACAACAAGAGTTTCGACCAACTGGTTGCCAATGGCAGAGATATCTGGAACCGTGAAATGGGCAAGATAGAGATAGAGGACGATAACATCGACAACCTGCGTACATTCTACTCGTGCCTGTATCGTTCCATGCTTTTCCCGCGCAGTTTCTACGAGATAGACGCCAAGGGACAAGTGATGCATTACAGCCCTTACAACGGTAAAGTGCTTCCGGGTTATATGTTTACCGATACCGGATTTTGGGATACATTCCGTTGCTTGTTCCCTTTCCTCAACCTGATGTATCCGTCGATGAATCTGAAGATGCAGGAAGGACTGGTCAATGCTTATAAAGAAAGCGGATTCCTGCCCGAATGGGCAAGTCCCGGACATCGTGACTCCATGGTGGGCAACAACTCGGCTTCCGTAGTAGCGGACGCTTATATCAAAGGACTGCGCGGATATGATATCGAAACGCTTTGGGAAGCACTGAAACACGGAACAAACGCGCATCTCCGCGGAACGGCTTCCGGTCGTCTCGGTCACGAATCCTACAACCAACTGGGATATGTGGCCAATAATATAGGAATCGGACAAAACGTAGCCCGCACACTGGAATATGCTTACAACGACTGGACTATCTACGCATTAGGAAAGAAGCTGGGCAAGCCGGCAAGCGAAATCGACATTTTCAAGAAACGTGCGCTGAACTACAAGAATGTCTATCATCCGGAACGCAAACTGATGGTGGGCAAGGACGACAAAGGCGTATTCAACCCGAACTTCGACGCGGTAGACTGGAGCGGCGAGTTCTGCGAAGGGAACAGTTGGCACTGGAGTTTCTGTGTATTCCACGACCCGCAGGGGCTTATCAACCTGATGGGTGGTAGAAAAGAATTCAATACCATGATGGATTCCGTATTCGTGATTCCCGGCAAGCTGGGCATGGAAAGTCGCGGCATGATTCACGAAATGCGTGAAATGCAGGTGATGAACATGGGACAGTACGCACACGGCAACCAGCCGATTCAGCACATGGTTTACCTTTACAACTATTCCGGCGAGCCCTGGAAAACCCAGTATTGGGTGCGCGAAATCATGGATAAGTTGTACACCGCCGCACCGGACGGTTATTGCGGTGACGAAGACAACGGCCAGACTTCCGCCTGGTATGTATTCTCCGCCTTGGGGTTCTACACCGTTTGTCCGGGAACCGACGAGTATATCGTAGGCTCTCCCCTCTTCAAATCCGCCAAGCTGCATTTGGAGAACGGAAAGACCATCACCATCAAGTCGGACAACAACCGGCCCGACTACCGCTACATCAAGGATATGAAAGTGAACGGCAAGTCCTGTTCACGCAATTATCTTACACACGAGCAGTTGACACGAGGTGCGAATATTCAATTCCAAATGAGCCCTGTGCCCAACAAACAACGGGGAACCACAGAAAAAGATGTTCCCTACTCTCTTTCAATTGAATAA
- a CDS encoding response regulator has product MNRQLFFILASILNLLIHTASAYNLKQIADKEYMSNSSITSLCQDERGLMWIGTCDGLNIYDGQEIEEFKTRDKDDYLSGNLIDNIVYTGDEIYWIQTYYGLNRLDRRTNTITHYNEFQKLFFMNKDTNGNLFIIQDSNCIYYYHKKEDAFKKINITGIPISDIVDFFIDGNNRMWVVMKGYNRCYDIQQEPASGDITLMPQKTSLIYQTSLIYCFNDEQSLYYIDKDYNFYAFHIPTKKNEFIANLGKEIQARGKISSIVHYHDSFFVGFLMDGILLLEKQKETNTYQIQPLPVNSGVFCLKKDRFQDIVWIGTDGQGVYLYSTPLYSIKSTVLSNYSEKIERPVRALYLDEDRTFWVGTKGNGILKIYDYEVDRNISDCRAETLTSSNSALGSNAIYCFAKSHRNLLWIGDEEGLSYYSYKEKRIKNIPIRVAGEDFKYIHDIYETSDSELWLASVGMGVLKARIAGTPDNPVIVDAQRYVINDGELGSNYFFTIYAEDESRLLFGNRGYGVFRFNKTTNGLEPMSTHKYENMTLNNILAISKDSSNNYLFGTSYGLIKYTSETSYQLFNAKNGFLNNTIHAILKNSPDNFWLSTNLGLINFDTRRNIFRSYGFGDGLKVVEFSDGAAYRDSQTGTLFFGGINGFVAIRADGRPEQLYTPPVYFDKLSIFGEQYNLGEFLTRKKGTEVLNLQYDQNFFSVSFASVDYLNGNNCTYFYKLKGLSDQWVNNGSESGVSFTNMAPGEYTLLVKYYNSVFDKESDVYSLVIRIGDPWYASWWAYLIYALCLLLLAALLIRSFILRSKRKKQELLNEIEKRHQKNVFESKLRFFTNIAHEFCTPLTLIYGPCGRILSSNGLSKFVVDYVQMIQTNAERLNNLIHELIEFRRIETGNREVRIEALNVSSIVKGIAKTFVEMAKSRNITFLSKIPEQVMWNSDKGFLNTIIINLISNAFKYTPDGQSIKIEVDTTGEGILVLRVANEGSTIKEKDFQHIFNRYSILDNFENQDEKNFSRNGLGLAISYNMAKLLNGTLKVENTPDGWVMFTLSLPVMETTAGVVATKRITAEYIPKIDTQPILKLPHYEFDKMRPTLLVVDDEIEMLWFIGEIFSGDFNVVTLQDPERVEQVMNEVYPNVIICDVMMPGISGIELTKRIKAVKETAHIPIIIVSGRHEMEEQMAALSAGAEMYITKPFNAEYLRISVGQVMERKEVLKNYFSSPISSFEKSDGKLTHKESKKFLQSVLKIINDNITNKELTPRYIADRLAISPRSLYRKMEEIGEDSPTDLIKECRLHIAKDLLLTTKKTIDEIVFDSGFSNKVTFFKVFREKYGCTPKEFRMKHLEEVL; this is encoded by the coding sequence ATGAATAGACAACTGTTTTTTATCCTTGCTTCCATCCTTAACCTGTTGATACATACGGCATCTGCCTACAATCTGAAGCAGATTGCAGATAAGGAATATATGTCCAACAGTTCGATTACATCTCTGTGCCAGGACGAACGAGGACTGATGTGGATAGGCACTTGTGACGGACTGAATATTTACGATGGACAGGAGATTGAAGAATTTAAAACGCGTGACAAGGACGATTACTTATCCGGTAACCTGATTGACAATATCGTATATACCGGTGACGAGATTTACTGGATTCAGACATACTACGGACTGAACCGCCTGGACAGGAGAACAAACACAATCACGCACTACAATGAGTTCCAGAAACTCTTCTTTATGAATAAGGATACCAACGGCAATCTGTTCATTATCCAGGACAGCAACTGTATCTATTATTATCATAAGAAAGAGGACGCTTTCAAGAAAATCAATATCACGGGGATTCCCATCTCGGACATCGTAGACTTTTTCATCGACGGCAACAACCGTATGTGGGTAGTGATGAAGGGGTACAACCGTTGTTATGACATACAGCAGGAACCCGCCTCGGGAGATATCACCCTGATGCCACAGAAAACCAGCCTCATTTATCAGACTTCACTGATTTACTGCTTCAACGACGAACAGTCCCTTTATTATATCGACAAGGACTATAACTTCTACGCTTTCCATATCCCGACCAAAAAGAATGAGTTCATTGCTAACTTGGGCAAAGAGATACAGGCGCGTGGCAAAATCTCTTCCATCGTCCATTATCACGACAGTTTCTTCGTCGGTTTCCTGATGGACGGCATCCTGTTATTAGAGAAGCAGAAGGAGACGAATACCTACCAGATTCAGCCGTTGCCTGTCAATAGTGGCGTGTTCTGTCTCAAGAAAGACCGTTTCCAGGATATTGTGTGGATAGGTACGGACGGACAGGGCGTTTATCTGTATTCTACCCCTCTCTATTCTATCAAGTCGACGGTACTCAGCAATTACAGCGAGAAGATAGAACGCCCCGTGCGTGCGCTTTATCTTGACGAAGACCGTACTTTCTGGGTGGGCACAAAGGGAAACGGAATCTTGAAAATCTATGATTATGAGGTCGACAGGAACATCTCCGACTGCCGGGCGGAAACTCTGACTAGCTCTAACAGCGCATTGGGTAGCAACGCCATCTATTGTTTTGCCAAAAGCCACCGGAATCTCCTCTGGATAGGCGATGAAGAAGGGTTGAGCTATTACTCGTATAAGGAAAAGCGCATTAAAAACATTCCTATCCGGGTAGCAGGCGAAGACTTCAAATACATACACGATATTTACGAAACGTCGGACTCCGAACTGTGGCTGGCAAGTGTGGGAATGGGTGTGCTGAAAGCCCGTATCGCCGGAACACCGGACAATCCGGTCATTGTAGATGCCCAGCGTTATGTCATCAACGATGGCGAACTGGGCTCGAACTACTTCTTTACTATCTATGCCGAAGACGAATCCCGCCTGCTCTTTGGCAATAGAGGATACGGAGTGTTCCGCTTCAACAAGACGACGAACGGATTGGAGCCTATGTCTACTCATAAATATGAGAACATGACACTGAATAATATATTGGCTATCAGCAAAGACAGCAGCAACAATTATCTTTTTGGCACGAGCTACGGACTGATAAAATATACTTCGGAGACTTCTTATCAACTCTTTAACGCTAAGAATGGCTTCTTGAACAACACCATTCATGCCATTCTCAAAAACTCGCCCGATAACTTTTGGTTAAGCACCAACCTGGGATTAATCAATTTCGATACCCGGCGGAATATTTTCCGTTCGTACGGCTTCGGTGACGGGCTGAAAGTGGTAGAGTTCAGCGACGGAGCAGCCTATCGTGACTCTCAAACAGGCACATTGTTCTTCGGCGGCATCAACGGCTTTGTTGCCATCCGTGCGGACGGTCGTCCCGAACAACTTTATACACCGCCAGTCTATTTCGACAAACTGTCCATTTTCGGAGAGCAATATAACCTGGGCGAATTCCTCACCCGGAAAAAGGGTACGGAAGTCCTCAACTTGCAGTACGACCAGAACTTCTTCTCAGTCTCCTTTGCTTCTGTGGACTATCTGAATGGCAACAACTGCACCTATTTCTATAAGCTGAAAGGCTTGAGCGACCAATGGGTGAACAACGGTTCGGAGAGCGGAGTCTCTTTTACGAATATGGCTCCCGGAGAATATACGCTACTGGTGAAATACTATAATAGTGTCTTTGATAAAGAAAGTGATGTCTACTCTTTAGTTATCCGTATCGGCGACCCGTGGTATGCTTCCTGGTGGGCTTATCTGATTTATGCCTTGTGCCTGCTTTTGTTGGCAGCCTTGTTGATACGTTCCTTTATCCTGCGCTCCAAACGCAAGAAGCAGGAATTGCTGAACGAAATAGAGAAACGCCACCAAAAGAATGTCTTTGAATCCAAACTCCGTTTCTTTACCAATATTGCCCATGAATTTTGCACTCCGCTGACCTTGATTTACGGCCCTTGCGGGCGAATCCTTTCATCCAACGGACTGAGCAAATTTGTAGTGGACTACGTACAGATGATTCAGACCAATGCCGAACGTCTGAATAACCTGATTCATGAACTGATTGAATTCCGTCGTATCGAAACGGGCAACAGGGAAGTGCGCATTGAAGCATTAAATGTATCGTCCATCGTAAAAGGAATAGCCAAAACCTTTGTCGAAATGGCGAAGTCCAGAAATATCACCTTCCTGAGCAAGATTCCCGAACAAGTGATGTGGAACTCGGACAAGGGTTTCCTGAATACAATCATTATCAATCTGATTTCGAACGCTTTCAAATATACTCCCGACGGGCAAAGCATCAAGATTGAGGTGGATACCACCGGAGAGGGCATATTGGTTCTTCGCGTAGCCAATGAAGGAAGTACCATCAAGGAAAAGGACTTCCAGCATATCTTCAACCGCTATTCCATCTTGGATAATTTTGAGAATCAGGATGAGAAGAACTTTTCCCGGAACGGATTGGGGCTTGCCATCTCATACAATATGGCAAAGTTACTGAACGGCACGTTGAAAGTGGAGAATACTCCTGACGGATGGGTGATGTTTACATTGTCTTTGCCTGTCATGGAAACGACTGCCGGAGTAGTGGCAACGAAACGGATTACCGCGGAATATATTCCGAAGATAGACACGCAGCCTATCTTGAAGCTCCCTCATTATGAGTTTGACAAGATGCGCCCTACTTTGCTGGTGGTCGATGATGAAATAGAAATGCTGTGGTTTATCGGTGAAATCTTCTCCGGTGACTTTAATGTAGTAACCCTGCAAGACCCCGAACGGGTGGAACAGGTGATGAACGAAGTGTATCCGAATGTGATAATCTGTGATGTCATGATGCCGGGAATCAGCGGCATTGAGCTCACGAAACGGATTAAAGCGGTGAAAGAGACGGCGCATATTCCTATCATCATAGTATCCGGACGGCATGAGATGGAAGAGCAGATGGCGGCTCTCTCGGCAGGTGCGGAGATGTATATCACGAAACCGTTTAATGCGGAATATCTCCGTATTTCGGTGGGGCAGGTGATGGAACGGAAAGAAGTTCTGAAGAACTATTTCAGTTCGCCCATCAGCTCTTTTGAAAAGTCGGACGGCAAACTGACGCATAAGGAATCGAAGAAATTCCTTCAGTCCGTCTTGAAGATTATCAATGACAATATAACGAACAAGGAACTGACTCCCCGTTATATTGCCGACC